The following proteins are encoded in a genomic region of Deltaproteobacteria bacterium CG11_big_fil_rev_8_21_14_0_20_42_23:
- the rocD gene encoding ornithine--oxo-acid transaminase gives MARSAKEYIQEVDEVSAHNYHPIPVVVASAEGAWVTDVEGNRYLDMLSAYSAVNQGHRHPKIIQALKDQADRLTLTSRAFHNDRMGPFMRKLTKLTGFDKALLMNTGAEGVETAIKAARSWGYRKKGITENKAKIIVCSENFHGRTTTIISFSTDPLCRENFGPFTPGFEVIPYNDAAALEKAIDENTCAFLVEPIQGEAGVIVPSEGYLKKCREICSKHNVLLICDEIQTGFGRTGKLFCYQYDGITPDIVIIGKALGGGVYPVSGILANDEVMESFRPGNHGSTFGGNPLAAEVARAAIDVIIDEKLAERSAELGQYFKQALASLDSKIIKDVRGKGLMIGVELTCKARPYCEALKGKGILAKETHENTIRFAPPLVISKEDLDNAISSIKEVLVG, from the coding sequence ATGGCAAGAAGTGCGAAAGAGTATATTCAAGAAGTGGATGAAGTTTCTGCCCACAATTATCATCCCATCCCTGTTGTGGTGGCTAGCGCTGAAGGAGCGTGGGTTACCGACGTGGAAGGAAATCGTTATCTCGATATGCTTTCGGCGTATTCGGCAGTGAATCAAGGTCATCGTCATCCCAAAATTATTCAAGCGCTTAAAGATCAAGCTGACCGGCTCACCCTTACCAGCCGTGCGTTTCACAATGATCGCATGGGGCCATTCATGCGTAAACTCACCAAACTCACCGGCTTCGACAAAGCCTTGCTGATGAACACCGGAGCTGAAGGTGTTGAAACCGCCATCAAAGCTGCGCGCAGTTGGGGTTACCGCAAAAAAGGCATCACCGAAAATAAAGCGAAAATTATTGTCTGCTCCGAAAACTTTCACGGCCGCACCACAACTATCATTAGTTTTTCAACTGATCCTCTTTGCCGCGAAAACTTTGGACCATTCACTCCCGGCTTTGAAGTAATTCCTTACAACGATGCAGCTGCACTCGAAAAAGCCATCGACGAAAACACTTGTGCTTTCTTGGTGGAACCCATCCAAGGCGAAGCTGGAGTTATCGTTCCCAGCGAAGGCTACTTGAAAAAATGCAGAGAGATTTGCAGCAAACACAACGTCCTTTTAATCTGCGATGAAATTCAAACAGGTTTTGGCAGAACAGGAAAACTTTTCTGCTATCAATATGACGGCATCACACCAGACATTGTCATCATCGGCAAAGCCTTAGGTGGTGGTGTTTACCCGGTGTCTGGAATTTTAGCCAATGACGAAGTAATGGAATCTTTCCGTCCAGGAAATCACGGTTCAACGTTTGGGGGAAACCCACTGGCTGCAGAAGTTGCCAGAGCTGCAATTGATGTGATCATCGATGAAAAACTTGCCGAACGTTCCGCAGAACTTGGCCAATACTTCAAACAAGCACTTGCTTCACTTGACAGCAAGATCATCAAAGACGTTCGCGGCAAAGGCTTGATGATTGGCGTTGAGCTCACCTGCAAAGCCAGACCTTACTGCGAAGCGCTCAAAGGCAAAGGCATCTTGGCCAAAGAAACACACGAAAACACCATTCGCTTTGCACCACCATTGGTCATCAGCAAAGAAGATTTAGACAACGCTATCAGCAGTATTAAGGAAGTGTTGGTGGGGTAG